CGTACCGATCCCGATCTATCCCGCCACGTCGACGCTGCAGACCTGGCAGATCGCCCGCCTCATCGGTCGTGTCCTCGATGACCTCGGAGCCGTTCCCGATCCGCTCTCCGACGATGTGCGCGTGCAGGAAGAGCTTCTGACGGCCTCCGACGCGCTCGAGCACATCCATCGCCCGCGCACCCGCAACGACATCGATCCCGCGGTACGCACGCTGCGCATGCATGAGGCGCTCACTCTGCAGACCGCGCTACTGCAGCAGCGTGACGCTGTGCGTGCGCTGGCTGCCACGCCCCGCAGCGCCTCGGCCGGCGGCCTGCTCGAACGTTTCGACGCATCGCTTCCCTACACTCTCACCCCGGATCAGCAGACGGTCGGCGCGCAGATCGCCGCCGATCTGGTCGGCGCCTGGCCCATGAACCGGCTCGTGCAGGGCGAGGTCGGATCGGGAAAGACCCTCGTCGCGCTGCGGGCGATGTTGCAGGTGGCCGAGAGCGGGGGACAGGCGGCGCTGATCGCTCCGACGGAGGTCCTCGCAGGACAGCACCTCCGCTCCATCGCGAAGATGCTCGGCCCGGATCTCGCCCCACTCGTCATGCCGACCCTGCTCACGGGCCAGATGCCCGCGGCGGATCGGCGCAAAGCCGCACTGCGCGTCGCTTCCGGGCAGGCGCTCATCGTCGTCGGAACGCACGCGCTTCTCGGGGAGAAGACGACCTTCGCCGATCTGGGGCTCGTGGTCGTCGATGAGCAGCATCGTTTCGGCGTCGAGCAGCGGGAAGCGCTCCGGGCGAAGGGATCGAGTCCCCACGCGCTGGTGCTCACCGCGACTCCGATCCCGCGTACTGTCGCGATGACCGTGTTCGGCGACCTCGATACGTCGGTGATCCGCACCATGCCCGCCGGCCGTGCGGGCATCGAGTCGTATGTCGCGCCGCTGGCAGAGCATCCGGGATGGTTCAACCGGGTCTGGGAGCGCGCGGCAGAGGAGATCGCGCAGGGGCGCCAGGTGTTCGCTGTCTGTGCGGCGATCGACACGACCAAGAAGACGGCGGAGGCGGGCGAACCGGCAACACCTGCGCCAGAGGGCGGGAACGGCCCGCGCTGGGGCGTCGTCCAACTCGACGAGGTGCTGGCGACGCATCCGACTCTGGGCGGTCTGCGCCGGGCAGTGCTCCACGGGCGCATGCCCTCCGATGAGAAGGATGCCGTGATGCAGGCGTTCGCGCGGGGCGAGATCGATCTGCTCCTCGCCAC
The sequence above is drawn from the Candidatus Microbacterium colombiense genome and encodes:
- a CDS encoding ATP-dependent DNA helicase RecG, coding for MSLTLDSSLDEALGAAPAKTLDRAFGMRSVGDLVSHYPRRYADPGELTPIRDLPLGETVTIVAEVLSSSFRRMRNRPGAMVDVVIGDGIGRMSLMFFAKNIGAAEWRSKDLAVGRRGVFSGKVGMFNNVTQFAHPEYELFDDEDTARRTADARAAVPIPIYPATSTLQTWQIARLIGRVLDDLGAVPDPLSDDVRVQEELLTASDALEHIHRPRTRNDIDPAVRTLRMHEALTLQTALLQQRDAVRALAATPRSASAGGLLERFDASLPYTLTPDQQTVGAQIAADLVGAWPMNRLVQGEVGSGKTLVALRAMLQVAESGGQAALIAPTEVLAGQHLRSIAKMLGPDLAPLVMPTLLTGQMPAADRRKAALRVASGQALIVVGTHALLGEKTTFADLGLVVVDEQHRFGVEQREALRAKGSSPHALVLTATPIPRTVAMTVFGDLDTSVIRTMPAGRAGIESYVAPLAEHPGWFNRVWERAAEEIAQGRQVFAVCAAIDTTKKTAEAGEPATPAPEGGNGPRWGVVQLDEVLATHPTLGGLRRAVLHGRMPSDEKDAVMQAFARGEIDLLLATTVIEVGVDVPNASTMIVLDADRFGVSQLHQLRGRVGRGGVPGLCLLVTEAEVESLARDRVEAVAATLDGFALAEVDLELRGEGDVLGAAQAGVRSSLKLLRVVKDAGLIARAREIGETILAQDPALDRHEGLREAISRRVSDADRAALAKN